One window of Thermococcus sp. JdF3 genomic DNA carries:
- the folP gene encoding dihydropteroate synthase — MKFAGIDLSEPRIMGVINVSPESFYKGSVRDDEDRLIETAVKMVEDGATFIDIGAKSTAPYLETQIPVEEEVRRAVWAVKAIRDHVDVPISIDTTSARVAEEALKAGADVINDVTGLKGDPKMAEVAGEHGAPVIVCAHGKVRNLSDPIHTVIDLLRESLVVAQRHGIEDVAVDPAIGFLRPEWPPWYEWDSKVLANLNMLKIFGRPILIGVSRKSFIGAITGRKDPAERLPGSLAATAVAVFNGANIIRTHDVRETLDAVRTAAFMRKFRM, encoded by the coding sequence ATGAAGTTCGCGGGGATTGATCTGAGTGAGCCCAGGATAATGGGCGTCATCAATGTCTCCCCTGAGAGCTTCTACAAGGGGAGCGTCAGGGACGACGAGGACAGGCTCATCGAGACCGCGGTGAAGATGGTTGAGGATGGGGCTACCTTCATCGACATCGGTGCCAAATCGACCGCCCCCTACCTCGAGACCCAGATTCCGGTCGAGGAGGAGGTAAGGCGGGCAGTATGGGCGGTTAAGGCCATTCGCGACCACGTGGACGTGCCAATAAGCATAGACACGACGAGTGCGAGGGTCGCGGAGGAGGCCCTGAAGGCGGGGGCGGATGTGATAAACGACGTCACCGGTCTGAAGGGCGACCCGAAGATGGCGGAAGTGGCCGGCGAGCACGGTGCCCCGGTGATAGTCTGCGCCCATGGGAAGGTGAGGAACCTCAGCGACCCGATTCACACCGTGATAGACCTTCTCAGAGAGAGCCTCGTTGTAGCCCAGAGACACGGTATAGAGGACGTGGCGGTGGATCCGGCCATAGGCTTTCTCCGCCCGGAGTGGCCCCCCTGGTACGAGTGGGACTCAAAGGTTCTGGCGAACCTCAACATGCTCAAAATCTTCGGACGGCCAATCCTCATAGGGGTCTCCAGAAAGTCGTTCATCGGGGCAATAACTGGCAGAAAAGACCCCGCGGAGAGGCTCCCGGGGAGTCTTGCCGCCACGGCAGTGGCCGTCTTCAACGGAGCGAACATAATCAGGACACACGACGTCAGGGAAACACTCGATGCCGTTCGGACGGCAGCGTTCATGAGGAAGTTCCGGATGTAG